A single window of Debaryomyces hansenii CBS767 chromosome F complete sequence DNA harbors:
- a CDS encoding DEHA2F12716p (weakly similar to uniprot|P53890 Saccharomyces cerevisiae Hypothetical YNL166C 49.7 kDa protein in SKO1-RPL44A intergenic region): protein MNTDDMTVPETSIATIEDSIIVSKPFEASEANNSDIIATEVINSQIKASPSESSLSSINSDSSTGKLIKSLSVDKLNNQENEVPKEQTHTLRLPKNSNKKPIKFTVRKVSHEPIKISNKTNERQFSQGKKQVVESHKAYEQIKATQLKYDQYVTRIGKIDKEIDFLVKLLPPYNVEIDYATRTKITKAIEKLKMKQDELDKKKYSLGITISRLWRDNSDSDIWVRSVSNQ, encoded by the coding sequence ATGAATACTGATGATATGACTGTTCCTGAAACGTCTATAGCTACAATCGAAGACAGCATTATTGTCTCAAAACCGTTTGAAGCCAGTGAAGCTAATAATAGTGACATTATCGCCACTGAAGTTATTAATAGCCAAATAAAGGCATCACCATCCGAATCATCCTTGTCGTCGATAAACAGTGATAGTTCGACTGGAAAGTTGATAAAAAGCTTGTCTGtggataaattgaataaccAAGAGAATGAAGTTCCGAAGGAGCAAACGCATACGTTGCGTCTCCCCAAAAACTCGAATAAAAAGCCTATCAAATTTACGGTCCGTAAGGTATCACACGAGCCTATAAAAATCAGTAACAAGACCAATGAAAGACAATTTAGTCAAGGTAAGAAGCAAGTAGTGGAATCTCATAAAGCATACGAGCAAATTAAGGCAACACAGTTAAAATATGATCAATATGTCACTCGCATAGGCAAAATCgataaagaaatagattttTTGGTGAAGTTATTGCCTCCTTATAAcgttgaaattgattatgCAACCAGAACAAAGATAACAAAGGCTATTgagaagttgaagatgaagcAAGATGAGTTGGATAAGAAGAAGTACAGTTTAGGCATCACCATCAGCAGATTATGGAGGGATAATAGTGACAGTGATATATGGGTTAGGTCAGTAAGTAACCAATAA
- a CDS encoding DEHA2F12738p (similar to ca|CA4026|IPF7175 Candida albicans IPF7175 unknown function), translating into MIRTYPIIEDNMTAIWYYVPVCIRFISEGDINALTGVNLVLRNADGQILYESTISLSHIPPHSLKDYQLYVTSSSLCEGDDVNWHTCIPSFDIPLMERRVDNLYKYLNFFKENGFKIIPNDTVPRNTLMDLNILGLELKTGSLSKLIGPEAYKVIEFANAEASDSITIRSCPFSFTNPLLFSDFLSVGGVNLKTTKDNETLGYLSDIKYLENMAGGIVTKSDMTGSIGLVLGNLRKYNGDGDLIFILSWEIIWKLIMKRFPNLSMRPSMKSSNGVDRICSVLPVVVSKNNSSFWGSCVYYNHTTLVTNNHVIKQYIDRPVSVDCKIFLTRDQTIKLTNEDVVITPYEQLDLSFIKLSFANQKRLMDIDNIAPIEYDYFYSTGEPVSTIGFGLYFNNLYVEPLESTGNISAKHSLPLYKGDNATLPCIIVTSASCWNGSSGGGLFKQSSNKLVGLICSNAQVILPAFGEEEDENTEKLSKTVLCIPIEVINSCYENLHTTDKSELNDRIGHTWNLIPYHNDIIVSKPKL; encoded by the coding sequence ATGATAAGAACATATCCGATTATTGAAGACAACATGACCGCTATATGGTACTATGTACCGGTATGTATTAGATTTATATCAGAGGGAGATATAAATGCACTTACGGGTGTTAATTTAGTTCTTAGGAATGCGGATGGACAGATATTATATGAGTCAACCATCTCGCTCAGTCATATTCCCCCACATAGTTTGAAAGATTACCAGCTATATGTAACTTCGAGCTCCCTTTGTGAAGGGGACGATGTGAATTGGCATACTTGTATTCCAAGCTTTGACATTCCGTTAATGGAGAGACGAGTcgataatttatataaatatttgaactTTTTCAAGGAAAATGGGTTCAAGATAATTCCGAATGATACGGTTCCCAGAAATACCCTTATGGATCTAAATATATTGGGACTTGAGCTTAAAACTGGGTCCTTGAGCAAATTGATAGGCCCAGAAGCATATAAAGTGATTGAATTTGCAAATGCGGAGGCATCTGACTCAATCACTATCCGCTCTTGTCCGTTCAGCTTTACGAATCCGTTGTTATTTAGTGATTTTCTTTCGGTAGGGGGAGTCAATCTCAAGACAACTAAAGATAATGAGACATTGGGCTATTTATCcgatattaaatatttggaaaacATGGCAGGAGGGATTGTCACCAAATCCGACATGACAGGTTCTATAGGGTTAGTGTTGGGCAATTTACGCAAGTACAATGGGGATGGGGActtgatatttatattatcgTGGGAAATTATTTGGAAGTTAATCATGAAGCGGTTCCCCAATTTAAGTATGAGACCTTCAATGAAATCGTCTAACGGAGTAGACAGAATCTGCTCAGTTTTACCTGTAGTTGTTAGCAAAAACAATAGTCTGTTCTGGGGATCATGTGTGTATTATAATCATACCACGCTAGTGACAAACAACCATGTAATTAAGCAATATATTGATAGACCCGTGCTGgttgattgcaaaatatttttaactAGGGATCAAACAATCAAGTTAACGAACGAAGACGTTGTTATTACCCCGTATGAACAGTTAGATTTGTCATTTATCAAGCTTTCTTTTGCAAATCAAAAAAGGCTTATGGATATTGACAATATAGCTCCTATTGAATATGATTACTTTTATCTGACCGGGGAACCTGTCAGTACAATCGGCTTTGGGTTGTACTTCAACAATCTCTACGTGGAGCCATTAGAATCTACTGGTAATATATCTGCCAAACACTCGCTTCCTTTGTATAAAGGCGATAATGCTACATTGCCTTGTATTATTGTGACGTCGGCTTCATGTTGGAACGGTTCTTCTGGGGGCGGGTTATTTAAGCagtcttcaaataaattagtGGGTTTGATTTGCTCCAATGCGCAAGTTATTCTACCTGCTTTTGGtgaagaggaagatgaGAATACGGAGAAGCTATCGAAAACAGTGTTATGTATTCCAATTGAAGTGATAAATAGTTGCTACGAGAATTTGCATACTACAGACAAGTCGGAGTTGAATGATAGAATAGGCCATACCTGGAATTTGATTCCATATCATAACGATATAATCGTTAGCAAGCCGAAGTTATAA
- a CDS encoding DEHA2F12760p (weakly similar to CA2025|IPF9618 Candida albicans IPF9618 AND uniprot|P54785 Saccharomyces cerevisiae YMR070W MOT3 Nuclear transcription factor with two Cys2- His2 zinc fingers), giving the protein MSYFGNNNNPLAFPSYNQSPFPQRSLSGMSNLQQQQLSHLQNPQGHQGDTASAAAVAVAVAQQQQQQQHQQQQQHHPHHQRPQHSLQHLHKSQSGSGSVPPQHGQTAMDEKQGQAVIRKERKNRPGQKFGAKKKSWVWSWFIQDSQDPNIAACDYCGKIITRLASDKGSPKKLSEHLKTHKLTKDSINNSRPIPIDGNGITYAPNGMPLNYPSNFQQAQQVHQTQASNNSHVPNVNPQLSDDADEMDPKKKARYNNKYKPRSNVNNIDSSLSSFGMNSNRRFLSADFDNSPYSSMKFHKHLMKFLTENKLSINVIKSHSFQQLIYDLRSDSVTELLELTGLYSSLLEVSRFDANGTGPANTENNDADPSIPSVNEANVVNSLAQAVEQKANNANAMAVVNAATNQG; this is encoded by the coding sequence ATGAGCTATTttggtaataataataacccGTTGGCGTTTCCATCATATAACCAATCACCCTTCCCCCAAAGAAGCTTATCAGGGATGAGCAatcttcaacaacaacaattgTCTCACCTCCAGAACCCCCAGGGTCATCAGGGAGATACAGCGTCAGCAGCGGCAGTGGCAGTGGCAGTGGcacaacagcaacagcaacagcagcatcaacaacaacagcaacatCATCCACACCATCAGCGTCCCCAACATTCACTTCAGCATTTACACAAACTGCAAAGCGGTCTGGGGTCTGTTCCCCCACAACATGGACAAACAGCAATGGATGAAAAACAGGGCCAGGCAGTGATCAGAAAGGAACGTAAAAACAGGCCGGGCCAAAAATTTGGTGCAAAGAAGAAGTCGTGGGTTTGGTCGTGGTTTATTCAGGACTCACAAGACCCTAATATAGCAGCCTGTGACTACTGTGGAAAGATTATTACTAGATTGGCGTCAGATAAAGGGTCACCAAAGAAGCTCAGTGAGCACTTGAAGACACACAAGTTGACGAAAGATTCGATAAATAACTCAAGGCCAATTCCTATTGACGGGAACGGTATAACGTACGCACCCAACGGAATGCCCTTGAACTATCCTTCAAATTTCCAACAAGCACAACAAGTACATCAGACACAAGCATCTAACAACTCGCATGTTCCCAATGTGAATCCACAGCTTTCGGACGACGCTGACGAAATGGATCCCAAGAAGAAGGCAAggtataataataagtatAAGCCTCGCAGTAACGTGAACAACATTGACTCTTCGTTGTCTTCTTTCGGTATGAATTCCAACCGGAGATTTTTGTCTGCggattttgataattcgCCCTATTCATCAATGAAGTTCCACAAGCACTTAATGAAATTCTTAACTGAGAACAAGTTATCTATAAATGTAATTAAATCGCATTCCTTCCAACAACttatttatgatttaaGATCAGATTCAGTAActgaattattggaattaacTGGTTTGTACTCGTCCTTACTAGAAGTAAGCCGGTTTGACGCAAACGGTACTGGGCCCGCCAACACAGAAAATAATGACGCCGACCCTTCCATACCTTCTGTCAATGAGGCTAATGTGGTCAATTCCTTGGCCCAGGCAGTGGAACAAAAGgcaaataatgcaaatgcAATGGCGGTTGTCAATGCGGCTACGAATCAAGGCTGA
- a CDS encoding DEHA2F12782p (no similarity) → MRAWLSAYSPSSTEGSLPLSKTIGTNITKHMKSQTLRVSTVMTSWLRERCCYFLEPRMCTNF, encoded by the coding sequence ATGCGCGCGTGGTTGCTGGCTTATTCCCCTTCATCGACAGAAGGCTCTTTGCCATTATCTAAGACCATCGGGACCAACATAACCAAGCATATGAAGTCACAAACACTACGTGTTTCCACGGTGATGACTTCATGGTTGCGGGAGCGGTGTTGCTATTTTTTGGAGCCAAGGATGTGCACTAATTTTTAG
- a CDS encoding DEHA2F12804p (similar to ca|CA2024|IPF9616 Candida albicans IPF9616 unknown function), whose product MKLTTIYSLAFGLLSAQTLAAPAKDNEKRDDDKVVIHLTSTVQNTQTNTHIVEGTMSTQTNMIVNTATETYTRYTATVTSTVFGTPHTYTTVANTPIQNKEVAPNTSEPQDSGTTETAAPENNDATETAAPENTDATQTTSTEIVTDSPSSSADVNAPAITPQSATSSDSWIIENVSTVTSNSVCVVNYDYYYAEEEDDSETVTSTSTIYTTVTQN is encoded by the coding sequence ATGAAGCTTACTACAATTTATTCCTTAGCCTTCGGTTTATTATCGGCTCAAACACTTGCTGCTCCTGCTAAAGATAACGAAAAGCgtgatgatgataaggtTGTGATTCACCTTACATCTACTGTGCAGAATACCCAGACCAATACTCACATTGTTGAAGGTACCATGTCTACACAAACGAATATGATTGTGAATACTGCTACCGAAACCTATACCCGCTACACTGCTACAGTTACTTCAACTGTGTTCGGTACGCCGCACACATACACCACGGTCGCCAACACGCCTATTCAGAACAAGGAAGTTGCTCCAAACACCAGTGAACCTCAAGATAGCGGTACCACCGAGACTGCTGCTCCAGAAAATAACGATGCCACCGAGACTGCAGCTCCAGAAAATACCGATGCTACTCAAACTACCTCCACAGAAATAGTCACCGACTCCCCAAGCTCATCTGCGGATGTAAATGCGCCAGCAATCACTCCTCAAAGTGCTACATCGTCCGATTCATGGATAATAGAAAATGTTTCCACCGTGACATCTAACAGTGTTTGTGTGGTAAACTACGACTACTATTATgccgaagaagaagatgactCCGAGACCGTTACGTCGACGTCGACCATATATACCACGGTTACCCAAAACTGA
- a CDS encoding 60S ribosomal protein L42 (highly similar to uniprot|P02405 Saccharomyces cerevisiae YHR141C RPL42B Protein component of the large (60S) ribosomal subunit and highly similar to uniprot|P02405 Saccharomyces cerevisiae YNL162W RPL42A Protein component of the large (60S) ribosomal subunit), whose protein sequence is MVNVPKTRRTYCKGKECRKHTQHKVTQYKAGKASLFAQGKRRYDRKQKGYGGQTKPVFHKKAKTTKKVVLRLECVVCKTKAQLSLKRCKHFELGGDKKQKGQALQF, encoded by the exons ATGG TTAACGTTCCAAAGACTAGAAGGACTTACTGTAAGGGTAAGGAATGTCGTAAGCATACTCAACACAAGGTTACCCAATACAAGGCCGGTAAAGCCTCTTTATTCGCTCAAGGTAAGAGAAGATATGACCGTAAGCAAAAGGGTTACGGTGGTCAAACCAAGCCAGTTTTCCACAAAAAGGCTAAGACTACCAAGAAGGTTGTTTTAAGATTGGAATGTGTCGTCTGTAAGACCAAGGCTCAATTATCTTTAAAGAGATGTAAGCACTTCGAATTAGGTGGTGACAAGAAGCAAAAGGGTCAAGCTTTACAATTTTAA
- a CDS encoding DEHA2F12848p (similar to uniprot|P53894 Saccharomyces cerevisiae YNL161W CBK1 Protein kinase involved in cell wall biosynthesis), with translation MNYDYLTDEQKQQLYFHQMQAEQQQHQQQLHYKQQQHIQQQQQHQQNQQNQQQQPQPPRQPFSTFLQNNGSNSDLPQMGTFQQDLQRQNIPNLRFSQQNQPSDLGQEFQDDDSFMDEDLTEIHEQPPMQELNSSPMTHPHSFQQNFQTPTKNDDANLRNQQFQSVDSERSLDFKPPVTFTKLNNNSNADLSSPTESSFLKSNLNLPNSNIPPAGASNDPNAQKSNYIYFNRQPNSLNKIAQDKASSIKLKLENYYQMSVAHAIERNQRRLDLEHKLLNEESGSSEERKNRQLQNLGKKESQFLRLRRTKLSLEDFNTVKVIGKGAFGEVRLVQKRDTGKIYAMKTLLKSEMYKKDQLAHVKAERDVLAGSDSPWVVSLYYSFQDAQYLYLIMEFLPGGDLMTMLIRWQIFTEDITRFYMAECVLAIEAIHKLGFIHRDIKPDNILIDIRGHIKLSDFGLSTGFHKTHDSNYYKKLLEKENPHHTNPQNGNLQAPSMATNNRNSMMVDAIHLTMSNRQQMQTWRKSRRLMAYSTVGTPDYIAPEIFVHQGYGQECDWWSLGAIMFECLIGWPPFCSETPHETYRKILNWQETLQIPDDIHLSPESEDLIRKLLTNAENRLGRYNGADELKSHPFFRGVDWDTIRKVDAPFIPKLRSITDTRFFPTDELENVPDSPALSKAMEQRDQVLQNGGNVKEDLPFIGYTYSRFDYLTRKNAL, from the coding sequence atgaaTTACGATTACTTGACTGATGAGCAGAAACAACAGCTTTACTTTCATCAAATGCAGGCTGAACAGCAAcaacatcaacaacaactaCATTataaacaacaacagcatatacaacaacagcagcaacatcaacaaaatcaacaaaatcaacaacaacaacctCAGCCCCCTAGACAGCCATTCTCTACCTTTTTACAAAACAACGGATCGAATTCAGATTTACCTCAAATGGGGACATTCCAACAAGATTTGCAGAGACAGAACATTCCAAACCTCAGGTTTTCTCAACAAAACCAACCAAGCGATTTAGGACAGGAATTTCAGGATGATGATAGCTTTATGGATGAAGATCTCACCGAGATTCATGAACAGCCTCCAATGcaagaattaaattcatcacCAATGACACATCCACATtcatttcaacaaaatttcCAAACGCCAACTAAAAATGACGATGCTAATTTAAGGAATCAGCAATTTCAATCAGTTGATTCTGAAAGATCATTGGATTTCAAACCACCCGTAACCTTCACCAAgctcaacaacaacagtAATGCAGACCTTTCGAGTCCTACCGAAAGCTCATTCTTAAAGtcgaatttgaatttgccCAATTCCAATATCCCCCCAGCCGGTGCATCCAATGATCCAAATGCTCAAAAGTCTAATTACATATATTTTAACCGTCAACCAAACTCATTAAATAAGATAGCACAGGACAAGGCTTCTTcgataaaattgaaattagaaaattattatcaaatgtCAGTTGCTCATGCAATTGAAAGGAACCAAAGACGATTAGATTTGGAACAcaaattgttgaatgaagaaagtGGATCGTCCGAAGAACGTAAAAATAGACAGTTACAGAATTTGGGTAAGAAAGAATCCCAATTCTTAAGATTAAGAAGAACAAAGTTATCCTTGGAAGATTTCAACACTGTAAAAGTTATTGGTAAGGGTGCTTTTGGTGAAGTTAGATTAGTTCAAAAAAGAGATACAGGTAAGATCTACGCTATGAAGACATTATTGAAGTCAGAAATGTATAAGAAAGATCAATTGGCACATGTTAAAGCAGAAAGAGACGTGTTGGCAGGATCTGATTCCCCATGGGTGGTTTCTTTATATTACTCATTTCAAGATGCTCAGTATTTATACTTGATTATGGAGTTTTTACCAGGGGGGGATTTAATGACCATGTTGATTAGATGGCAAATCTTCACCGAAGACATCACCAGATTCTACATGGCAGAGTGTGTGTTGGCCATCGAGGCCATTCACAAGTTGGGATTTATTCACAGAGATATCAAACCAGATAACATTTTGATAGATATCCGAGGCCATATCAAGTTGTCAGATTTTGGGTTGTCGACAGGGTTCCATAAAACACATGATTCAAATTACTACAAAAAGTTGCTTGAAAAGGAGAATCCTCATCACACGAATCCGCAGAATGGCAACCTTCAGGCACCATCAATGGCAACCAACAATAGGAATTCCATGATGGTGGATGCCATCCACTTGACCATGTCCAACAGACAACAAATGCAGACCTGGCGTAAGTCTAGAAGACTCATGGCGTACTCGACAGTGGGTACCCCCGACTACATTGCACCCGAGATATTCGTGCACCAAGGGTACGGCCAGGAATGCGATTGGTGGTCGCTTGGGGCAATCATGTTCGAGTGCTTGATCGGATGGCCTCCGTTCTGCTCCGAGACCCCCCATGAAACATACAGAAAGATCCTCAACTGGCAGGAAACCCTCCAGATCCCAGACGACATCCATTTGTCGCCCGAATCCGAGGACTTGATCCGCAAACTCTTGACAAACGCAGAAAACAGACTAGGTAGATACAACGGCGCCGACGAACTCAAACTGCATCCTTTTTTCCGAGGTGTCGACTGGGACACCATCAGAAAAGTCGATGCTCCCTTCATCCCCAAGCTCCGCTCCATCACCGATACAAGGTTCTTCCCTACAGACGAGCTCGAAAACGTTCCCGACTCCCCTGCCTTGTCCAAAGCAATGGAGCAAAGAGACCAGGTGCTACAGAACGGCGGAAATGTCAAGGAAGACTTGCCATTTATCGGCTACACTTACTCGAGGTTCGATTACCTTACAAGAAAAAATGCCTTGTAA
- a CDS encoding DEHA2F12870p (similar to uniprot|P25639 Saccharomyces cerevisiae YCR061W Protein of unknown function) — MKPTYSIGLAWIVAAAGVMSIENHDTTVSVPERLRVRAEHMKHMEHEEHHGMKSGEHEPTKSNTKEVVATPHVEHHQHGMPILQTELLPEERIFWENYDTTTYFTVKSDHKAALYWHIGLTLMSFVFLYPICLVLNNVGSNWYYPLLFVHSASVLVGLISFSVFVKSIPDLYPNNAYNKMSVILGISTTAHVIFAIFNFGYKAATNKDSIAADYFTISDEESQETCASPSATLYDTSRDSSNSIERGGSMDANLKTSLDSMFPPKSCGNRFLKKVTGIPVVTTMVNFFGKFSVYIFNLLNWCQFFYFLVYLPTAVATFGCFGQGSFVFNLLAHFIKGGVFFSLGLLYLARYCGAFTNKGWAWNHKFIKNYELKLGRWNRIQGKGLCTMEMIESSLILFYGCTNIFMEHLANPGGEWSTKDLQHASIAFIYIGCGLCGVLTEFKLASWRFEKSINNFEKFNDQSFSSKIIKATPGFSPNPFPILTIYWTGVLMSQHAQASMLSTDIHKQWGNLFMLGTVFRFITYLLLLILPATRELTKPLRPISELLVSFALLCGGLIFMESCDPIVYAFEYRGFTSMFTLNISLGIVALLMSWVMSVFAFKDWLLKRA; from the coding sequence ATGAAACCTACATATTCGATAGGATTAGCATGGATAGTGGCAGCCGCTGGTGTGATGAGCATAGAGAATCATGATACAACAGTAAGTGTCCCAGAGAGATTGAGAGTACGGGCGGAACACATGAAACATATGGAGCATGAGGAGCACCATGGAATGAAAAGCGGTGAGCATGAGCCGACCAAAAGCAACACAAAGGAAGTTGTGGCTACACCTCATGTAGAGCATCACCAGCACGGGATGCCGATCTTGCAGACTGAGCTTTTACCGGAGGAGAGAATATTCTGGGAAAACTACGATACCACGACTTATTTCACGGTGAAATCGGATCATAAAGCGGCATTGTACTGGCATATTGGGTTGACGCTCATGTCGTTTGTATTTTTGTATCCGATCTGTCTTGTGTTGAATAACGTGGGATCGAATTGGTACTATCCCTTGTTATTTGTGCATTCGGCGTCAGTGTTGGTTGGATTGATTAGTTTTTCGGTGTTTGTGAAGTCAATTCCAGACTTGTACCCTAATAATGCTTATAATAAGATGAGTGTGATTTTGGGAATTTCGACGACTGCGCATGTTATATTTGCAATCTTCAACTTTGGGTACAAAGCAGCAACCAACAAAGACTCTATTGCTGCTGATTACTTCACCATATCTGACGAAGAGAGCCAGGAAACATGTGCATCGCCATCGGCCACTTTGTACGATACTTCGAGAGATAGCTCCAATTCGATTGAACGGGGTGGCTCAATGGACGCTAATTTGAAGACATCGCTCGATTCTATGTTCCCACCCAAAAGCTGCGGCAATAGGTTCTTAAAGAAGGTGACTGGTATCCCAGTCGTTACCACTATGGTCAATTTCTTCGGCAAGTTTTCTGTTtacatattcaatttgttgaattggTGCCAATTCTTCTACTTTTTGGTCTATTTACCCACCGCTGTTGCCACTTTTGGTTGCTTTGGCCAGGGTAGctttgttttcaatttattagcCCACTTCATCAAGGGTGGTGTCTTTTTCAGTTTAGGGCTTTTATATTTGGCCAGATATTGTGGTGCATTCACAAACAAGGGCTGGGCTTGGAACCATAAGTTTATTAAGAACTACGAATTGAAACTCGGTCGCTGGAATAGAATCCAGGGTAAGGGTTTATGCACTATGGAAATGATCGAAtcttctttgattttgttcTATGGATGCACCAACATTTTCATGGAGCATTTAGCAAACCCAGGTGGTGAATGGTCGACCAAAGATTTACAGCATGCATCGATCGCATTCATTTATATTGGCTGTGGTTTGTGTGGTGTCTTAACTGAATTCAAGTTGGCAAGCTGGAGATTCGAAAAGTCGATCAATAACTTCGAAAAGTTTAATGACCAATCCTTCTCGTCCAAAATTATCAAAGCTACCCCAGGATTTTCACCAAATCCATTCCCAATTTTGACTATTTACTGGACTGGTGTTTTGATGTCACAGCATGCTCAAGCTTCCATGTTATCGACAGACATTCATAAGCAATGGGGTAATTTGTTTATGTTGGGAACTGTTTTCAGATTTATaacttatttattattattgatctTACCTGCTACTAGAGAGTTAACTAAACCACTCAGACCTATCAGTGAGTTGTTAGTAAGCTTTGCATTATTATGTGGTGGTTTGATATTCATGGAATCTTGCGATCCAATAGTTTATGCGTTTGAATACAGAGGATTTACCTCTATGTTCACACTTAATATTTCCTTAGGTATCGTTGCTTTATTAATGAGTTGGGTAATGAGTGTTTTCGCATTCAAAGATTGGCTACTCAAAAGAGCTTAA